One genomic window of Bradyrhizobium sp. B124 includes the following:
- a CDS encoding DJ-1/PfpI family protein: MSEPLQIGLLVFPKVTQLDLTGPLQVFSSVPGAKVHLVWKRIEPVPTDSVMVLTPTTTFADCPQLDVICVPGGFGTDDMVGDEEMLDFLRKQAEGAKYVTSVCTGSLVLGAAGLLQGYRATTHWSAIDFLAGFGAIPTKTRVCVDRNRFTGGGVTAGIDFALTLVSELVDRKTAEAIQLRLEYNPAPPFNAGSPDTAPAEILAFMKERMGPAHARRGELMSRAAARLS, from the coding sequence ATGTCCGAACCCCTGCAGATTGGATTGCTCGTCTTCCCGAAGGTGACCCAGCTCGACCTGACCGGCCCGCTGCAGGTGTTCTCCTCGGTCCCCGGCGCCAAGGTGCATCTGGTCTGGAAACGGATCGAACCCGTCCCGACCGACTCCGTCATGGTCCTGACGCCGACCACGACCTTTGCCGACTGCCCGCAGCTCGACGTGATCTGCGTGCCCGGCGGGTTCGGCACCGACGACATGGTCGGCGACGAGGAGATGCTCGATTTCCTGCGCAAGCAGGCCGAGGGAGCGAAATACGTCACGTCGGTCTGCACGGGATCGCTGGTGCTCGGCGCCGCCGGTCTGCTGCAGGGCTATCGCGCCACCACGCATTGGAGTGCGATCGATTTCCTGGCGGGCTTCGGCGCCATCCCGACCAAGACGCGCGTCTGCGTCGACCGCAACCGTTTCACGGGCGGCGGCGTCACCGCCGGCATCGATTTCGCGCTGACGCTGGTGTCCGAGCTGGTCGATCGCAAGACCGCGGAAGCGATCCAGCTCAGGCTCGAATACAACCCGGCCCCGCCGTTCAATGCCGGCTCGCCCGATACCGCGCCGGCCGAGATCCTCGCCTTCATGAAGGAGCGGATGGGACCGGCACACGCGCGCCGGGGTGAATTGATGAGCCGCGCCGCGGCACGGCTGTCCTGA
- a CDS encoding NADH:ubiquinone oxidoreductase subunit NDUFA12 — protein sequence MKQFLLKFFTWWNGQTFGTQLWTSRYGELVGEDGQGNRYYRTKGGEIDPTLHFERRWVVYNGYAEASRIPAGWHGWLHHTVDVPPTEETYAPREWEKPHLPNMTGTAQAYRPSGSTLASGRRPKATGDYHAWTPGS from the coding sequence ATGAAACAATTCCTGCTGAAATTCTTCACCTGGTGGAACGGCCAGACCTTTGGCACGCAATTGTGGACCTCGCGCTACGGCGAATTGGTCGGCGAGGACGGGCAGGGCAATCGCTACTACCGGACCAAGGGCGGGGAGATCGATCCGACGCTGCATTTCGAGCGCCGCTGGGTGGTCTATAACGGCTATGCCGAAGCGTCCCGGATCCCGGCCGGCTGGCACGGCTGGCTGCATCACACGGTTGATGTGCCCCCGACCGAGGAGACGTACGCGCCGCGGGAATGGGAAAAGCCGCATCTGCCGAACATGACCGGCACCGCGCAGGCTTACCGTCCGTCCGGCTCGACGCTGGCGAGCGGCCGCCGCCCCAAGGCGACCGGCGACTATCACGCCTGGACGCCGGGAAGCTGA
- a CDS encoding BA14K family protein, whose product MINMKVLSTAAALALALPLAVAPTISFAQSAAQMGAMGGGGGGARGGGGGGGHVGGGGGGGFGGGRGAAMGGGGGWHGGGGGGQWAGGGGGGGWRGGGGGWHGGYHRGGGGFWPGAVAGAVVGGALASGAYYSGYGPGYGYYDDSYGYYDDSAPVAVEVAPGGDASYCAQRYRSYDPGSGTYLGFDGLRHPCP is encoded by the coding sequence ATGATCAATATGAAGGTTCTGAGCACCGCCGCGGCGCTGGCGCTTGCGCTGCCGTTGGCTGTGGCGCCGACCATCTCATTCGCCCAGTCTGCCGCACAGATGGGCGCAATGGGCGGTGGTGGTGGTGGTGCGCGCGGCGGCGGCGGTGGCGGTGGCCATGTCGGCGGCGGCGGCGGCGGTGGCTTTGGCGGCGGCCGTGGTGCTGCGATGGGCGGTGGCGGCGGCTGGCATGGCGGTGGTGGCGGCGGCCAGTGGGCCGGCGGCGGTGGCGGCGGTGGTTGGCGCGGCGGCGGTGGCGGCTGGCACGGCGGTTATCACCGTGGCGGCGGCGGCTTCTGGCCGGGCGCGGTTGCGGGCGCAGTCGTCGGCGGAGCGCTCGCCTCGGGCGCGTATTACAGCGGTTATGGCCCCGGATACGGCTACTATGACGACAGCTACGGCTATTACGACGACAGTGCGCCTGTCGCCGTGGAAGTCGCCCCGGGCGGCGACGCAAGCTACTGTGCGCAGCGCTACAGGTCCTAC